A window of Agrobacterium tumefaciens contains these coding sequences:
- a CDS encoding ATP-binding cassette domain-containing protein — protein sequence MGQAALAVDQDTPLFSLDGVTMAVPGRTLLQPLTTCFSTGKTIGLIGHNGSGKSTLLKILARIQAPTAGRVSFEGMSLNAWGNREFARKLAYLPQYTPAASGMLAKELVALGRYPWHGALGQFTRADQDKVDEAIELTDTVAFRDRLVDTLSGGERQRVWLAMLVAQNAESLLLDEPISALDMAHQIEVLSLVQRLSREKGLGIIVVLHDVNMAARFCDEIVALHSGNLIARGTPKEIMTPETLELIYGVRMDVMIHPATGFPVALPL from the coding sequence ATGGGTCAGGCAGCACTGGCAGTCGATCAAGATACACCGCTTTTTTCTCTTGATGGCGTCACCATGGCGGTGCCGGGCAGGACGTTGTTGCAGCCGTTGACGACATGTTTTTCAACCGGCAAGACTATCGGCCTGATAGGACATAACGGTTCTGGAAAATCGACGCTGCTCAAGATCCTGGCGCGCATCCAGGCGCCAACGGCCGGCCGGGTTTCGTTCGAGGGTATGTCCTTAAATGCCTGGGGCAACCGCGAATTCGCGCGCAAGCTTGCGTATCTGCCGCAATATACACCGGCCGCCTCCGGCATGCTGGCCAAGGAACTGGTAGCGCTTGGCCGTTATCCCTGGCACGGAGCGCTCGGGCAATTCACCCGCGCAGATCAGGACAAGGTGGATGAAGCGATCGAGCTCACCGATACCGTTGCCTTCCGTGACCGGCTGGTGGATACGCTTTCCGGCGGCGAGCGCCAACGTGTGTGGCTCGCCATGCTGGTGGCGCAGAATGCCGAAAGCCTGCTTCTCGACGAGCCCATCTCCGCGCTTGATATGGCGCACCAGATCGAAGTGCTGTCACTTGTTCAGAGGCTATCCCGCGAAAAGGGCCTCGGCATTATCGTTGTGCTGCATGATGTCAACATGGCGGCAAGGTTCTGCGACGAGATCGTTGCGCTCCATTCCGGCAATCTCATCGCCAGGGGAACGCCCAAAGAGATCATGACGCCGGAGACGCTTGAGCTAATCTACGGCGTCCGCATGGATGTCATGATCCACCCAGCCACGGGCTTTCCTGTCGCATTGCCGCTCTGA
- a CDS encoding ABC transporter permease — translation MNGLASITRKPWIWSFAATVAVWIVTVLFTGGASSFGLSHAALTFAAFSVIVGIGQMFVITLGPGNIDLCVPATMTLSGTLALKFMDVSDSLILPGLLIAILIGVAIGIGNYALIKLLRIPPIIATLSMSFIVQSIAIWSNRGLRIKPPETLATFAISSSFGIPNVALVALFLSVVAWLLLDRTFYGRWIAAIGQSPFAARMTGIPVDGARFVTYVLCAVLAAIAGYLLASFSGGAALNMGSEYLLMSIAVVVIGGTAVAGGDSNVPGIWGASLFMFLVVSMLNTYGFGAGIRLILTGLIIISVILLASGRKAMR, via the coding sequence ATGAATGGGCTCGCTTCCATCACCAGAAAACCATGGATCTGGTCTTTTGCCGCAACCGTTGCGGTGTGGATCGTCACCGTGCTCTTCACCGGCGGCGCAAGCTCCTTCGGCCTGTCGCATGCCGCCCTCACCTTCGCGGCGTTCTCCGTCATCGTCGGCATCGGCCAGATGTTCGTCATCACGCTTGGGCCAGGGAACATCGATCTCTGCGTTCCCGCGACGATGACGCTATCCGGCACGCTTGCCCTGAAATTCATGGATGTGTCGGACAGTCTCATCCTGCCCGGACTGCTGATCGCCATTCTGATCGGCGTCGCCATCGGCATCGGTAATTATGCGCTGATCAAACTCCTGCGCATCCCGCCGATCATCGCGACGCTGTCGATGAGCTTCATCGTGCAATCCATCGCCATCTGGTCAAACCGTGGTCTGCGCATCAAGCCGCCGGAAACATTGGCGACATTCGCGATTTCAAGCTCTTTCGGTATTCCGAACGTCGCGCTCGTCGCACTGTTCCTCTCGGTCGTCGCCTGGCTCCTGCTCGACCGCACATTTTACGGACGCTGGATTGCCGCCATCGGCCAAAGCCCCTTTGCTGCCCGCATGACCGGAATTCCCGTGGATGGCGCACGCTTTGTCACCTATGTGCTCTGCGCGGTGCTGGCGGCAATTGCCGGTTATCTGCTCGCCAGCTTCTCCGGAGGTGCGGCGCTTAACATGGGATCGGAATATCTGCTGATGTCCATCGCCGTCGTTGTCATTGGCGGCACGGCGGTCGCGGGCGGCGATTCCAATGTTCCAGGCATCTGGGGCGCTTCGCTCTTCATGTTCCTGGTGGTTTCGATGCTGAATACCTATGGTTTCGGCGCCGGGATCCGCCTCATCCTCACCGGCCTCATCATCATCTCCGTCATTCTTCTGGCAAGCGGCCGCAAGGCCATGCGCTGA
- a CDS encoding SMP-30/gluconolactonase/LRE family protein translates to MTTDKTSPYEIHDDRFRHLIVGNAELEELYSGCRWAEGPVWFADLNCLLFSDIPNERMLRWVPDGGISVFRQPSNFTNGNTRDRQGRLVSCEHGGRRVTRTEVDGSITVLADSYDGKRLNSPNDVVVKSDGSVWFTDPTYGILSDYEGYKAEPEQKTRNVYRLDPATGKIDIAVDDFAQPNGLAFSPDETKLYVADSSYSHDVSRPRHIRVFDVVDGIKLANGREFCNLDNGLPDGFRLDTAGNLWTSAGDGVHCFAPDGTLIGKIKVPQTVANLTFGGPKKNRLFITATKSLYSVYVAATGAQTP, encoded by the coding sequence ATGACCACAGACAAGACATCCCCTTACGAAATCCACGATGACCGCTTCCGCCATCTGATTGTCGGCAATGCAGAGCTGGAAGAGCTTTATTCCGGCTGCCGCTGGGCCGAAGGCCCGGTGTGGTTTGCCGATCTCAACTGCCTGCTGTTCAGCGATATTCCCAATGAGCGCATGCTGCGCTGGGTGCCGGACGGCGGGATTTCGGTTTTTCGCCAGCCCTCCAACTTCACTAACGGCAATACTCGCGACCGGCAGGGGCGGCTCGTCTCCTGCGAACATGGCGGTCGCCGCGTCACCCGCACCGAGGTCGACGGCTCGATCACCGTTCTCGCCGACAGCTACGACGGCAAGCGGCTGAACTCCCCCAATGACGTGGTGGTCAAATCCGATGGCAGCGTCTGGTTCACCGACCCGACCTACGGCATTCTTTCCGACTACGAGGGCTATAAGGCCGAGCCGGAGCAGAAGACCCGCAATGTCTACCGGCTCGATCCCGCCACCGGAAAGATCGACATCGCCGTCGATGACTTCGCGCAGCCGAACGGCCTTGCCTTTTCGCCCGACGAGACAAAGCTTTATGTCGCCGACAGTTCCTACAGCCACGATGTCTCCCGCCCCCGCCATATCCGCGTCTTCGACGTCGTGGATGGCATCAAACTCGCCAACGGCCGGGAGTTCTGCAATCTCGACAACGGCCTGCCGGATGGCTTTCGCCTCGACACGGCCGGCAATCTGTGGACAAGCGCGGGTGATGGCGTGCACTGCTTTGCGCCTGACGGTACGCTCATCGGCAAGATCAAGGTACCGCAGACAGTGGCGAACCTCACCTTCGGCGGCCCGAAGAAGAACCGCCTGTTCATCACCGCAACGAAATCACTGTATTCGGTCTATGTCGCCGCAACCGGTGCACAAACGCCCTGA
- the fhuB gene encoding Fe(3+)-hydroxamate ABC transporter permease FhuB yields MTARPLQIFLGFIFILASALSLHAGLQRLPFDAWPRLPFDAASMSMDQVILAFSLMPRMAVAILAGAMLGLSGALFQQLLRNPIADPSTLGISAGAQLAIVISTLFFPSVLDGNRVWVALAGASVAASIVFLLGWRRSFEPVTMVVSGLLVGITAASLAAALTLAQGEYLMSLVVWNGGSLSQQDWSNVILLGLQLLAGLVLTALLIRPLTVLGLGDSGAQSLGLSLFSVRLAVAAVAVMLAAFVAAAVGLVSFIGLAAPALTRAFGVRRSSSVLFLSPLLGGLLLWFCDGLVQLVASTTAEVFPTGAVTALIGGPLLLWLLPKIRPTDVTSGEGAEPAKRRQLAALLPVLVLMGVLVFAGLVIGRGPEGWTMLTTGDLESLLPFRWPRLAAAMAAGGLLAMAGALLQRLTGNPMASPEVIGVSGGAGLGFAAAITIFPAAGLFELFSGAGIGAALVMILVLFFAVRRHLAPEKILLAGIAVSSLCSAVLSALLAIGDQRAWQILAWLSGSGSTATPASAVFLAIMSAVLLAASLSLTRWLTILPLGRDVPVSLGLPLSGARIAVIAVAGIATGAASLLVGPLSFVGLMAPHIALRAGFTMPRGHLLASFLFGAVLMALSDLGARTVTFPYELPLGLFAALAGAPYLIWLSGRR; encoded by the coding sequence TTGACGGCGCGGCCACTGCAGATTTTTTTGGGGTTCATCTTCATTCTGGCCTCGGCTCTTTCGCTGCATGCCGGGTTGCAACGGCTGCCTTTCGATGCATGGCCAAGACTGCCCTTCGACGCCGCTTCCATGTCGATGGATCAGGTCATTCTTGCCTTCAGCCTGATGCCACGTATGGCGGTCGCCATTCTGGCGGGCGCGATGCTGGGTCTTTCGGGTGCGCTTTTCCAGCAGTTGCTGCGCAATCCGATCGCCGATCCTTCCACGCTCGGGATCTCGGCTGGGGCCCAGCTCGCCATCGTGATCTCCACCCTGTTCTTTCCTTCTGTTCTCGACGGTAACCGAGTGTGGGTGGCGCTCGCCGGAGCTTCGGTGGCGGCGAGCATCGTATTCCTTCTCGGCTGGCGGCGCTCCTTCGAGCCTGTGACGATGGTGGTCTCTGGCCTGCTGGTCGGCATCACCGCCGCCTCCCTTGCCGCGGCGCTCACACTTGCGCAGGGCGAATATCTCATGTCGTTGGTCGTCTGGAACGGCGGCTCGCTTAGCCAGCAGGACTGGTCCAACGTTATCCTGCTGGGCCTCCAGCTTTTGGCGGGACTTGTGCTGACCGCACTGTTGATCCGACCGTTGACGGTTCTCGGGCTCGGCGATTCCGGCGCGCAGTCCCTTGGTCTATCGCTTTTTTCCGTCAGGCTTGCGGTCGCGGCAGTTGCCGTCATGCTGGCGGCCTTTGTTGCTGCGGCAGTCGGCCTCGTCAGCTTCATAGGCCTTGCAGCGCCCGCACTCACCCGGGCGTTTGGCGTTCGCCGCTCGTCCTCCGTGCTTTTCCTGTCGCCGCTTCTGGGCGGCTTGCTGCTCTGGTTCTGCGATGGTCTCGTTCAGCTCGTGGCGAGCACGACGGCGGAGGTTTTCCCAACGGGTGCAGTCACGGCGCTGATCGGCGGTCCATTGCTTCTCTGGCTGCTTCCAAAAATCCGGCCGACGGATGTCACCAGCGGCGAGGGGGCGGAGCCGGCAAAAAGGCGGCAGCTTGCGGCGCTCTTGCCGGTACTTGTCTTGATGGGTGTGCTGGTTTTCGCAGGGCTTGTTATCGGCAGGGGACCTGAAGGCTGGACAATGCTGACGACGGGGGACCTTGAAAGCCTCTTGCCGTTTCGCTGGCCGCGTTTGGCGGCCGCCATGGCCGCGGGCGGTCTTCTGGCGATGGCAGGTGCACTTCTTCAACGCCTCACCGGCAACCCCATGGCGAGCCCGGAGGTGATCGGCGTTAGTGGGGGCGCGGGCCTCGGCTTCGCTGCCGCCATAACGATTTTTCCGGCAGCCGGATTGTTCGAACTGTTCAGCGGCGCCGGCATAGGCGCCGCACTGGTCATGATCCTTGTGCTGTTCTTCGCCGTGCGCCGCCACCTTGCACCGGAAAAAATCCTGCTCGCCGGCATCGCCGTCAGTTCGCTCTGCTCGGCTGTCCTTTCAGCCTTGCTTGCCATAGGCGACCAGCGTGCCTGGCAAATTCTCGCCTGGCTGAGCGGGTCCGGCTCGACGGCGACCCCGGCATCGGCGGTCTTTCTCGCGATCATGTCCGCCGTACTTCTGGCCGCGTCTCTGTCATTGACGCGATGGCTGACGATCCTTCCCCTCGGCCGTGACGTACCAGTCTCGTTGGGCCTTCCGCTGAGTGGTGCACGCATTGCGGTGATCGCCGTTGCCGGCATTGCCACAGGTGCTGCCTCGCTGCTCGTCGGCCCCCTGAGCTTCGTCGGATTAATGGCGCCGCATATTGCGCTGCGCGCCGGGTTCACGATGCCACGCGGCCACCTGCTTGCTTCCTTCCTGTTCGGCGCGGTGCTCATGGCGCTTTCCGATCTTGGTGCGCGAACGGTGACGTTCCCCTATGAACTGCCGCTTGGGCTTTTTGCAGCGCTCGCCGGTGCCCCCTATCTGATCTGGCTGTCGGGCAGGCGATGA
- a CDS encoding iron-siderophore ABC transporter substrate-binding protein → MGRRDRWMSPLWGRREFLGLLAASAFVRTAGAAATPRIAAIDWAMLETSVALGVMPVAATELIQFRAGAVEPTLPRSVADLGLRGAPNFELLQLSRPDLILISPFYTRYTSRLETIAPVFSLPFYVKGEPPFGKALAAVTALGQRLDRKEEAQRVLAETEKALQTMRARLAAFSGRPTYVINIGDARHFRAFGSDSMFGDILGRLGLANAWVDRSQFTFAAPVPIENLAASPEARIVIVSDIPVEARESLRNSAIWRALPAVRDGRVVELANVAPYGGITAGMRFARLLTEAMLARGDSL, encoded by the coding sequence ATGGGACGCAGGGATCGATGGATGTCCCCTTTGTGGGGACGGCGGGAGTTTTTAGGTCTGCTCGCCGCGTCGGCTTTTGTGAGGACGGCGGGGGCGGCTGCGACGCCGCGTATCGCGGCCATTGACTGGGCGATGCTCGAGACATCTGTGGCCCTCGGCGTCATGCCCGTCGCGGCGACGGAGCTGATTCAGTTCAGGGCCGGCGCGGTCGAGCCGACACTTCCTCGCAGCGTCGCGGATCTTGGCCTTCGGGGTGCCCCGAACTTCGAGCTTTTGCAACTCTCCAGACCCGACCTCATCCTGATATCGCCCTTCTACACCCGCTATACCAGCAGGCTGGAGACGATTGCGCCCGTCTTCTCCCTGCCGTTTTATGTGAAAGGCGAGCCGCCCTTCGGCAAGGCGCTCGCGGCGGTAACGGCTCTTGGTCAGAGACTCGACCGGAAGGAGGAGGCGCAACGGGTTCTCGCAGAGACGGAAAAGGCGCTGCAAACCATGCGCGCCCGGCTCGCGGCTTTTTCCGGGCGGCCGACCTACGTCATCAATATCGGTGACGCCAGGCATTTTCGTGCTTTTGGTTCGGACAGCATGTTCGGGGACATTCTCGGCCGGCTGGGGCTGGCCAATGCCTGGGTCGATCGTTCGCAGTTTACCTTCGCGGCGCCCGTGCCGATCGAAAATCTCGCAGCGTCGCCGGAAGCGCGCATCGTCATCGTCTCCGACATTCCGGTCGAGGCGCGTGAAAGCCTGCGAAATAGCGCCATCTGGCGGGCCTTGCCAGCCGTGCGGGACGGTCGGGTCGTCGAACTTGCCAATGTCGCGCCTTATGGCGGTATCACTGCCGGCATGCGTTTCGCGCGGCTTTTGACGGAAGCCATGCTTGCCAGGGGAGACAGCCTTTGA
- a CDS encoding c-type cytochrome — protein sequence MISMSRQAAAAAAFFLLLAASAFADGDAAHGEKVFSRCSTCHSIDAPRTRMGPHLMGVVGRPIASVNDYGHYSQALKDAGAAGRIWSEEELQKFLSSPKKAIPGNAMRFFGLWSDTDIADLIAYLKTHPLPQ from the coding sequence ATGATTTCAATGTCCAGACAAGCTGCGGCCGCAGCCGCGTTTTTCCTGTTGCTTGCGGCGAGCGCCTTTGCAGATGGCGATGCCGCGCATGGCGAGAAGGTTTTCAGCCGCTGTTCCACCTGCCATAGCATCGACGCACCGCGCACACGCATGGGGCCGCATCTGATGGGTGTGGTCGGCAGACCGATCGCATCAGTCAATGACTACGGCCATTATTCGCAGGCGCTGAAGGATGCTGGAGCGGCCGGTCGCATCTGGTCTGAGGAAGAGCTTCAGAAGTTTCTCTCCAGTCCAAAGAAGGCGATACCTGGAAATGCAATGCGGTTTTTCGGACTTTGGAGCGACACCGATATCGCCGACCTGATCGCGTATCTGAAGACCCATCCGCTGCCGCAATAA
- the recX gene encoding recombination regulator RecX, whose amino-acid sequence MSDDSDLFLTDDMEFDGDKSAVEPTSRMLSWARNSALYRLEQRMMTEKQLRDAIMRKARVKFETISAAQVRALGDFAVRFAYDIKALDDTAFAEITVRSGQRSGKSKRGLAQKLQLKGVDRETAAVALQETDDLIAAINFARKRAFGPFRRVEFDEKRKAKEFSAFARNGFSFEIGSNVMSMTTEEAENILSEAPL is encoded by the coding sequence ATGAGCGACGATTCAGACCTGTTCCTGACTGATGACATGGAGTTCGACGGCGACAAATCCGCCGTTGAACCTACCAGCCGCATGCTGTCCTGGGCACGCAATTCCGCGCTCTACCGGCTGGAACAACGCATGATGACGGAGAAGCAACTACGCGACGCCATCATGCGCAAGGCGCGAGTGAAATTCGAGACTATAAGCGCCGCCCAGGTAAGGGCGCTCGGCGATTTTGCGGTCCGTTTCGCTTACGACATCAAGGCGCTTGACGATACCGCCTTTGCTGAAATCACGGTGAGAAGCGGCCAGCGCAGTGGCAAATCGAAACGGGGGCTGGCGCAAAAACTCCAGTTAAAGGGGGTAGACCGGGAGACCGCTGCCGTCGCACTCCAGGAGACTGACGATCTTATCGCTGCCATCAATTTTGCGAGAAAACGCGCATTTGGTCCCTTTCGTCGGGTCGAATTTGATGAGAAGCGCAAGGCAAAAGAATTTTCGGCCTTCGCGAGAAACGGTTTCAGCTTCGAAATCGGGTCGAACGTTATGTCGATGACGACGGAAGAAGCAGAAAACATTTTATCCGAAGCACCGCTCTGA
- a CDS encoding ABC transporter permease, protein MKLSANALRLVIPAASLAFLLAAVFYMQPRAMSYTGMNLLFNLAVPIALATIAQMLIMSVNDLDLSMGTFVSFCACVTATFLQTTPLLGIAIFAGAIAVYAVLGAVIHIRALPSIVVTLGMSFVWGGLAVLILPSPGGQAPAFIRTLMTAKPPFVPIAIVASILIAVIAHYIVMRSSFGVLMRGVGGNFRSVERSGWSVIGIRAATFALAGLFAVLSGIALVGLTTSADANIALRYTLLSIAGVILGGGEFVGGRVSPIGAVIGALTLTLAGSFLSFMRISPDWQIGAQGAILIIVLALRILLNRLEKREKNQ, encoded by the coding sequence ATGAAACTCTCGGCAAACGCCCTCCGCCTCGTCATTCCCGCCGCCTCGCTCGCTTTCCTGCTCGCCGCGGTCTTCTACATGCAGCCGCGTGCCATGAGCTACACCGGCATGAACCTGCTGTTCAATCTGGCTGTGCCGATCGCGCTCGCCACCATTGCGCAGATGCTGATCATGTCGGTCAATGATCTCGACCTGTCGATGGGCACCTTCGTCAGCTTCTGCGCCTGCGTCACCGCCACCTTCCTGCAAACGACGCCCCTGCTCGGTATTGCGATCTTTGCCGGAGCGATAGCGGTTTATGCTGTGCTTGGGGCCGTCATCCATATCCGCGCCCTGCCCTCCATCGTTGTCACGCTCGGCATGAGCTTCGTCTGGGGCGGCCTCGCCGTTCTTATTCTGCCTTCGCCGGGCGGCCAGGCGCCAGCCTTCATCCGCACCCTGATGACGGCGAAACCGCCTTTCGTGCCGATCGCGATCGTCGCCAGCATCCTGATTGCGGTCATCGCCCATTATATCGTCATGCGCTCCTCGTTCGGCGTGCTGATGCGCGGCGTCGGCGGAAATTTCCGCTCTGTCGAGCGTTCCGGCTGGTCGGTCATCGGCATCCGCGCCGCCACCTTTGCGCTGGCCGGTTTATTCGCGGTGCTGTCCGGTATCGCCCTTGTGGGCCTGACGACATCGGCCGACGCCAATATCGCCCTGCGCTACACGCTGCTGTCGATCGCCGGCGTCATCCTCGGCGGCGGCGAATTTGTCGGCGGAAGAGTATCGCCCATCGGTGCCGTCATCGGCGCTTTGACGCTGACGCTCGCAGGCTCCTTCCTGTCCTTCATGCGCATTTCGCCGGACTGGCAGATCGGTGCCCAAGGGGCGATCCTTATCATCGTGCTTGCACTGCGCATCCTGCTCAACCGTCTCGAAAAGCGGGAGAAAAACCAATGA
- a CDS encoding ATP-binding cassette domain-containing protein, with the protein MNDIIEAEEVVAARGVKVAFGAVKALDGADLVIRAGECLGLVGHNGAGKSTIVNVINGGLTPHEGSISYGSDHNRHGIAAARASGVRCVFQEFSLCPNLTISENVRIMHATISGRNWRGRALAMIRQTLDEIFPGHSIDCELTIAELSIAERQMVEIAINFCRTPEAPRLVILDEPTSSLDAGLAEQLMDYVRRFVRTGGSVLLISHILGEILSTATRIVVMKDGRVVANRPAGEFTTRTLVEAMGSVVKPQDRQKLENRKAGEKVLSMPARRGEGLAFEAFRGEIIGLAGLGGHGQTEALLELYLARNSSWLLARKTDIAFVAGDRSLNGTFPLWSILKNLSIASLRDISSAGVVDRAKETERGDQWKKRIEIRTPDMGNKILSLSGGNQQKVLFARALATTASTVLMDDPMRGVDIGTKQEVYDILRTEASHGRTFIWYSTEMDEIRLCDRVYVFRDGAIQAELVGDDITEQNVLAASFAGEDHA; encoded by the coding sequence ATGAATGACATCATCGAGGCGGAAGAAGTCGTCGCCGCACGCGGCGTGAAGGTCGCGTTTGGCGCGGTCAAGGCGCTGGATGGGGCCGATCTCGTCATCCGTGCCGGGGAATGCCTCGGCCTCGTCGGCCATAATGGCGCGGGAAAATCCACGATCGTCAACGTCATCAATGGCGGGCTGACGCCGCATGAAGGCTCCATTTCCTACGGCAGTGACCATAACCGCCACGGCATCGCCGCCGCGCGTGCGAGCGGCGTGCGCTGCGTGTTTCAGGAATTCTCGCTCTGCCCGAACCTGACGATCAGCGAAAATGTACGCATCATGCATGCCACTATCAGCGGACGAAACTGGCGCGGGCGCGCTCTTGCCATGATCCGCCAGACGCTGGACGAGATTTTTCCCGGGCATAGCATCGATTGCGAACTGACGATTGCCGAGCTTTCCATTGCCGAGCGGCAAATGGTGGAAATCGCCATCAATTTCTGCCGCACACCTGAGGCCCCGAGGCTGGTGATCCTCGATGAACCCACCTCCTCGCTCGACGCCGGCTTGGCCGAACAATTGATGGACTATGTCCGTCGTTTCGTGCGCACGGGCGGTTCCGTTCTGCTGATCTCGCATATTCTCGGCGAGATTCTTTCGACCGCCACCCGGATCGTGGTGATGAAGGATGGCCGCGTGGTGGCCAACCGGCCGGCCGGCGAATTCACCACGCGCACGCTGGTGGAAGCCATGGGCAGCGTCGTCAAGCCGCAGGACAGGCAGAAACTCGAAAACCGCAAGGCGGGCGAAAAGGTGCTGTCCATGCCGGCGCGCCGGGGCGAAGGCCTTGCCTTCGAGGCCTTTCGCGGTGAGATCATCGGCCTTGCCGGTCTTGGCGGCCATGGCCAGACCGAAGCGCTTCTCGAGCTTTACCTTGCCCGCAACAGCAGCTGGCTGCTGGCGCGCAAGACCGATATCGCCTTTGTCGCAGGTGACCGCAGCCTCAACGGCACCTTCCCGCTGTGGAGCATCCTCAAGAACCTGTCCATCGCGTCACTCAGGGATATTTCATCCGCAGGCGTGGTGGACAGGGCGAAGGAGACCGAACGCGGCGATCAGTGGAAAAAGCGCATCGAAATCCGCACGCCTGATATGGGCAACAAGATCCTGTCCCTCTCCGGCGGCAACCAGCAGAAGGTGCTTTTCGCCCGTGCGCTCGCCACCACCGCCAGCACCGTCTTGATGGACGACCCGATGCGCGGCGTTGATATCGGCACGAAACAGGAGGTCTACGATATCTTGAGAACTGAAGCCTCTCACGGCCGCACCTTCATCTGGTACTCCACCGAAATGGATGAAATCCGCCTTTGTGACCGGGTCTACGTCTTCCGCGATGGCGCCATCCAGGCCGAGCTCGTCGGCGATGACATTACCGAGCAGAATGTATTGGCCGCCTCCTTTGCCGGAGAAGACCACGCATGA
- a CDS encoding DUF992 domain-containing protein produces MKKAVAVTFAALTMGLGGVASAVAADLAGYEPAPREQDDRNGVKIGYLTCDIGGGVGYVLGSAKELDCTFQSTIGARRTDHYTGAIRKMGVDLGFTTQGRLVWAVFAPTAGYHRGSLGGLYQGATAEVTVGLGVGTNVLVGGTSGSIQLQTVSVTGQVGLNLAATGTSVTLTAMN; encoded by the coding sequence ATGAAAAAGGCTGTTGCCGTAACTTTTGCCGCATTGACCATGGGCCTCGGTGGAGTAGCCTCCGCTGTTGCTGCTGACCTTGCAGGATATGAACCCGCTCCTCGCGAGCAGGACGACCGTAATGGCGTGAAGATCGGCTACCTCACCTGCGATATCGGCGGCGGCGTCGGTTATGTTCTCGGCTCTGCCAAGGAACTGGACTGCACCTTCCAGTCCACGATCGGCGCGCGTCGCACCGACCACTATACCGGCGCCATCCGCAAGATGGGCGTTGACCTCGGTTTCACCACCCAGGGCCGTCTCGTCTGGGCTGTATTCGCTCCCACCGCCGGTTACCATCGCGGCTCGCTCGGCGGCCTCTATCAGGGCGCAACGGCTGAAGTCACCGTCGGTCTTGGCGTCGGCACGAACGTTCTCGTGGGCGGCACTTCCGGCTCCATCCAGCTGCAGACGGTCAGCGTGACCGGCCAGGTTGGTCTGAACCTCGCAGCGACCGGTACGTCTGTGACGCTGACCGCCATGAACTAA